A portion of the Corynebacterium rouxii genome contains these proteins:
- a CDS encoding glycerophosphodiester phosphodiesterase codes for MEIIAHRGFRGRYPEMTAQAYEKACELPIHGVECDVRLTADGHLACVHDRTLLRIASCGLVVSTATMDQLREHGVITLDELIDILPEDKHLYIETKHPMRYGVMAEEQVALRLRYRGLLHDPRFHLISFSHAAIRRMGRIAPGFDTIYLRREWELRYNPKDFAISRPSAWGLSLAHAKLRPQLIGRDGKKTYMWTVNDADDVRWARDNGVQLLATDYPDVALEALAQ; via the coding sequence ATGGAGATCATTGCACATCGCGGATTTCGGGGCCGCTACCCAGAAATGACAGCACAGGCATACGAAAAAGCCTGCGAGCTGCCAATTCATGGGGTGGAATGCGACGTACGACTCACCGCCGACGGCCACCTCGCCTGCGTCCACGACCGCACCCTGCTGCGCATCGCAAGCTGTGGACTCGTCGTCTCAACAGCAACCATGGACCAGCTCAGAGAACACGGGGTGATCACCCTCGACGAGCTCATCGACATCCTCCCCGAGGACAAACACCTCTATATAGAAACAAAACACCCCATGCGCTACGGGGTCATGGCCGAAGAACAAGTCGCACTACGCCTGCGCTATCGTGGCCTACTCCACGACCCCCGATTCCACCTCATCTCCTTCTCCCATGCGGCCATCCGACGCATGGGGCGTATCGCGCCGGGCTTTGACACCATCTACCTGCGCAGAGAATGGGAACTACGCTACAACCCCAAGGACTTCGCCATCTCCCGACCATCGGCTTGGGGGCTTTCCTTGGCACATGCGAAGCTGCGGCCCCAGCTTATCGGTCGCGACGGCAAAAAGACCTACATGTGGACGGTTAATGACGCCGACGATGTACGCTGGGCACGCGACAACGGGGTGCAGTTGCTGGCCACGGATTACCCGGATGTAGCTCTTGAGGCGCTTGCCCAATAG
- a CDS encoding L-lactate dehydrogenase produces the protein MKNIVGNKVVLIGAGDVGVAYAYALVNQGTVDHLAIIDIDEKKLEGNVMDLNHGVVWASSRTKVSKGTYADCEDAAVVVICAGAAQKPGETRLQLVDKNMKIMKSIVDNVMANNFDGIFLVASNPVDILTYAVWKYSGFDHHRVIGSGTVLDSARFRYMLGERYDVAPSSIHAYIIGEHGDTELPVLSSATVAGVSMRRQLQKNPGLEEELEKIFEETRDAAYTIIDAKGSTSYGIGMGLARITRAIIHNQEVALPVSAYLEGQYGQEDIYIGTPAVINRGGLNRVVELELTAHEMERFIHSANTLREVQEKFFPPAN, from the coding sequence GTGAAGAACATCGTCGGAAACAAGGTCGTTCTCATCGGAGCAGGCGACGTGGGAGTGGCCTACGCATACGCGCTGGTCAACCAGGGCACAGTAGACCACCTCGCCATCATCGACATCGATGAGAAAAAACTCGAAGGCAACGTGATGGACCTCAACCACGGTGTGGTGTGGGCGTCGTCACGCACGAAGGTTTCTAAGGGCACCTACGCCGACTGTGAAGACGCAGCCGTCGTAGTCATCTGCGCAGGCGCGGCACAAAAACCAGGCGAAACCCGCCTCCAGCTCGTCGACAAGAACATGAAGATCATGAAGTCCATCGTGGACAACGTCATGGCCAACAACTTCGACGGCATCTTCCTCGTAGCCTCCAACCCAGTCGACATTCTCACCTACGCCGTATGGAAGTACTCCGGATTCGACCACCACCGCGTCATCGGCTCCGGCACCGTCCTCGACTCTGCACGCTTCCGCTACATGCTCGGCGAGCGTTACGACGTCGCCCCAAGCTCCATCCACGCCTACATCATCGGCGAACACGGCGACACCGAACTCCCCGTCCTCTCCTCTGCAACCGTCGCCGGCGTATCCATGCGCCGCCAACTGCAAAAGAACCCAGGGCTCGAAGAAGAACTAGAGAAAATCTTCGAAGAAACCCGCGACGCCGCCTACACCATCATCGACGCCAAAGGCTCCACCTCCTACGGCATCGGCATGGGCCTAGCACGCATTACCCGCGCCATCATCCACAACCAAGAAGTAGCACTGCCTGTCTCCGCCTACCTCGAAGGACAATACGGCCAAGAAGACATCTACATTGGTACCCCAGCCGTGATCAACCGCGGCGGACTCAACCGCGTTGTGGAACTCGAGCTCACCGCCCACGAAATGGAACGCTTCATCCACTCCGCGAACACCCTTCGCGAGGTCCAGGAGAAGTTCTTCCCACCAGCTAACTAA
- a CDS encoding HAD hydrolase-like protein: MPSATHPATPHFAAILFDLDGTLVDHESACLEGARRWARELGVSEDPDR; encoded by the coding sequence GTGCCTTCCGCAACACACCCCGCAACACCCCACTTCGCCGCCATCCTTTTCGACCTCGACGGCACCCTTGTCGATCACGAATCCGCATGCCTTGAAGGCGCACGCCGCTGGGCCCGTGAACTCGGAGTCTCCGAAGACCCCGACCGCTGA
- a CDS encoding HAD family hydrolase: MPEERAMELFQVYLKHYADSWRAYPDAVDALRRALATSATVGIFTNGAQDLQKDKLVRTGLWDDRLVMFATAQLGAAKPQPASYAAVLERLALPAESVLVIGDSLRNDVLGSRAAGMHAIHLDRTGAGEVASLREIEFA, encoded by the coding sequence ATGCCAGAAGAGCGCGCCATGGAGCTGTTTCAGGTCTACCTCAAGCACTATGCCGACTCTTGGCGCGCCTACCCTGACGCCGTGGACGCGCTGCGCCGTGCGCTGGCCACTTCTGCCACGGTGGGCATTTTTACTAACGGCGCGCAGGATCTCCAAAAGGACAAGTTGGTGCGCACAGGCCTGTGGGATGACCGCCTTGTTATGTTCGCTACCGCGCAGCTCGGGGCGGCAAAACCCCAGCCGGCCAGCTACGCGGCGGTGTTGGAGCGTCTTGCGTTGCCGGCGGAGTCGGTATTGGTGATCGGCGATAGTTTGCGTAACGACGTCCTCGGCTCGCGCGCCGCAGGCATGCATGCGATTCACCTCGATCGCACGGGGGCAGGAGAGGTAGCAAGCCTTAGGGAAATCGAGTTCGCTTAG
- a CDS encoding ATP-binding protein gives MADGDYRMTSSELRMLEVAKLHASEAVNYDAVVVEGTSVDDLDATLVKDFLAQIRATSSRLRQVENDEELLRLLAVTTASGELTRAGLYALGFYPQGHFPSLSVTVAQRLPDGSAHGRIYDLETFDGPVPALLQSTMEWLANRLGKIRRYDPNGSLREHPELPLEAVREAVANALVHRDLGPNTLGVGKAIDVRLMPDKLVIVSPGGLRDLTVNQLKSRDLARQEVNQRLYRMCQSIRMSDNSFVIEGEGGGVQMMLKAARAEGLPEPDLIDTSTQFTVKIWRPIFNAPPQEPQPEPQPTVQVPAPTEKLSGNAGVIAKLLRAQPSGMTVDEIAEASELSVSQARYALNKLRATGLVTMEGKRGSQATRYAWTGS, from the coding sequence ATGGCGGACGGTGACTACCGCATGACTAGCTCTGAGCTTCGCATGCTAGAGGTTGCTAAGCTCCATGCAAGCGAAGCGGTAAATTACGATGCCGTTGTCGTAGAAGGAACGAGCGTCGATGATCTTGATGCGACGCTGGTGAAAGACTTTCTTGCCCAAATCCGCGCCACCAGCAGCCGGTTGCGTCAAGTAGAAAACGATGAAGAGCTGCTAAGGCTTCTTGCAGTAACGACGGCGTCTGGTGAGCTCACGCGTGCTGGGCTTTATGCCTTGGGTTTTTATCCGCAAGGACACTTCCCCTCGCTTTCTGTCACGGTGGCACAGCGGCTTCCCGACGGCAGTGCGCATGGCCGCATTTACGACTTGGAAACCTTTGATGGTCCCGTTCCAGCACTGTTGCAATCAACGATGGAGTGGTTGGCTAATCGACTGGGAAAGATTCGTCGTTACGATCCGAACGGATCATTGCGAGAGCACCCCGAGTTGCCCCTCGAAGCGGTGCGGGAAGCAGTAGCCAATGCGCTTGTCCACCGGGATTTAGGTCCTAACACCCTTGGCGTGGGCAAAGCTATCGACGTTCGCCTCATGCCCGACAAACTCGTCATCGTAAGCCCTGGTGGGCTTCGTGATCTCACCGTGAATCAGTTAAAGTCGCGCGACTTGGCAAGGCAAGAGGTCAACCAGCGCCTTTACCGGATGTGTCAAAGTATCCGCATGTCAGACAACTCTTTTGTGATTGAAGGTGAAGGTGGCGGAGTGCAAATGATGCTCAAGGCTGCACGTGCGGAAGGTCTCCCAGAGCCCGATCTCATTGATACAAGTACGCAGTTCACTGTGAAAATATGGCGCCCAATTTTCAATGCCCCGCCGCAAGAGCCGCAACCTGAGCCACAGCCGACCGTGCAAGTACCTGCGCCTACAGAGAAACTAAGCGGCAATGCTGGTGTGATCGCCAAGCTGCTCCGTGCCCAACCTTCGGGAATGACCGTCGACGAGATCGCGGAAGCATCAGAACTCAGTGTGAGCCAAGCCCGCTACGCGCTGAACAAGCTACGTGCGACTGGGTTGGTCACAATGGAAGGAAAGCGAGGTTCCCAAGCCACTCGATACGCATGGACTGGGAGCTAA
- the msrA gene encoding peptide-methionine (S)-S-oxide reductase MsrA — protein MGWLFGAPRLVEEKDALKGGPHPVLPNPQPHAVLGTLRGQPGTETLYIGIGCYWGAEKLFWETPGVVYTSVGFAGGITPNPTYRETCTGRTNHTEVVEVVYDPTQVTFDELVVKAMEAHDPTQGYRQGNDTGTQYRSAIYTAGPNAEQQAQRAREIVEHYAPKLAAAGLGRITTEILPLASTPAGEYYMAEDEHQQYLHKNPLGYCPHHSTGVACGIPEA, from the coding sequence ATGGGATGGTTATTTGGCGCACCGCGCTTAGTAGAAGAAAAAGACGCACTCAAAGGCGGACCGCACCCGGTCCTGCCCAACCCACAGCCACACGCTGTACTAGGAACCCTTCGAGGTCAACCAGGCACCGAAACCCTATATATAGGTATCGGCTGCTACTGGGGAGCAGAAAAACTGTTCTGGGAAACCCCAGGCGTGGTGTACACCTCCGTAGGCTTCGCCGGTGGAATCACACCGAACCCCACCTACCGCGAAACCTGCACCGGACGCACCAACCACACCGAAGTCGTCGAAGTTGTCTACGACCCAACACAGGTCACCTTCGACGAACTCGTGGTCAAAGCCATGGAAGCCCACGACCCCACTCAAGGCTACCGACAAGGCAACGACACCGGAACGCAGTACCGCTCCGCGATCTACACCGCCGGCCCCAACGCCGAACAGCAGGCGCAACGCGCCCGCGAGATCGTAGAACACTACGCTCCTAAACTTGCCGCAGCCGGCCTCGGGCGCATTACCACCGAAATCCTGCCACTCGCCAGCACCCCAGCCGGCGAATACTACATGGCTGAGGATGAACACCAGCAGTACCTGCACAAAAACCCACTAGGATACTGCCCGCACCACTCCACCGGAGTGGCCTGCGGAATCCCAGAAGCGTAG